A single window of Nicotiana sylvestris chromosome 5, ASM39365v2, whole genome shotgun sequence DNA harbors:
- the LOC138868278 gene encoding zinc finger BED domain-containing protein RICESLEEPER 2-like has translation MDSQSNDELKAMTTCFLTPQTQSSLLTAHFPASVFTLHASQVTPRDCCAGAAHFSLHATPQAAPSCSSLPLSLLCVPATTLVTGKTLRIDEILKKDTRMEDEVEMVNKVQALVKCGESGASNDSTSNVESDSGSKKRKIMKERSVAWRHFSKFTDDDGVKKAKCKYCPEEYIANTKNSGTSNLLSHLLKCPNNPHKPETSQTKLAFQPKGQTGDVSLIPWKFDQEACRRALARMIIIDEQPFISVEKDGFRDFVRALQPLFHIPSRTTMTRDCFEIYHDEKLALKSIFKESKQRICITTDTWTSIQRINYMCVTAHYIDKNWNLHKKILNFCPITSHKGQDLASGVAKCLLEWGVDKVFTVTVDNASSNDVMVKELSKQFTRWNTNLMEGKHVHVRCMAHIINLVVQDGLREGSVSVERIRQAVRYIRQSPARWKKFKECCDLDRITSKKSLCLDVPTRWNSTYLMLKVATVYEEAFTKYCDIDYGLMSCIANCICEDGQPAGPLLSTDWDSVRRIVKFLEIFYELTLKVSGTLYITSNVHFLEICVVGSSLKELMQSEDATLKEMANNMKEKFDKYWGDPQKMNKMIFISCVFDPRHKFQSLLFALAAMFGETIGVKIQIEVKTYMESLFNVYAKKNGGSGSFPYSPSSGSCPSSPSPPGSCPSSPTSSTSSSSLSKFMLDLKKHKKGEGIDSKTELDKYLGEDVEEDFENFKILGWWKLNSPRFPALAEMARDVLAIPISSVASESAFSTGGRILDPFRSSLTPRLVQALVCVQDWLRNESTTPVKIEEDLDNLEQLEAVLQNLKVYQVEDFSSSVPGVPELKASTLVFLPFWFVKESGLNENDQ, from the exons ATGGATTCTCAATCAAATGATGAACTGAAGGCAATGACAACTTGCT TTCTCACGCCTCAGACTCAGTCCTCACTCCTCACTGCTCACTTCCCGGCTTCAGTCTTCACTCTTCACGCCTCACAAGTCACACCCAGAGACTGCTGTGCTGGTGCTGCTCACTTCAGTCTTCACGCGACGCCTCAAGCTGCTCCCTCCTGCTCGTCGCTTCCTCTATCTCTTCTCTGTGTTCCGGCGACCACACTGGTAACTGGTAAGACACTAAGAATTGATGAAATTCTTAAGAAAGACACTAGG ATGGAAGATGAGGTAGAGATGGTGAATAAAGTTCAAGCCCTTGTAAAATGTGGTGAAAGTGGTGCTTCAAATGATTCCACAAGCAACGTCGAATCTGATTCTGGttcgaagaaaagaaaaatcatgaaagaaAGATCAGTGGCTTGGCGACACTTCAGTAAGTTCACTGATGACGACGGTGTTAAAAAAGCAAAATGCAAGTACTGTCCAGAAGAATATATAGCTAACACCAAAAACAGTGGTACAAGCAATTTGCTATCACATCTTCTCAAGTGTCCGAACAATCCCCACAAGCCGGAGACAAGCCAGACAAAATTAGCTTTTCAACCGAAAGGTCAAACAGGTGATGTCTCACTTAtcccttggaaatttgatcaagagGCATGTAGGAGGGCTTTAGCTCGTATGATAATTATAGATGAACAACCCTTCATTTCTGTTGAAAAGGATGGATTTAGAGACTTCGTGAGAGCTCTTCAACCTTTATTTCATATTCCATCTCGTACTACTATGACTAGAGATTGTTTTGAGATTTACCATGATGAAAAACTTGCTTTGAAGTCAATTTTTAAAGAATCAAAACAGAGAATTTGTATTACGACTGATACATGGACATCAATTCAAAGAATTAACTATATGTGTGTTACAGCACATTACATTGACAAGAATTGGAATTTGCATAAAAAGATATTAAATTTTTGTCCAATTACTAGTCACAAAGGTCAAGATTTAGCTAGTGGTGTTGCTAAGTGTTTACTTGAATGGGGGGTGGATAAAGTATTTACTGTGACAGTTGATAATGCAAGTTCTAACGATGTCATGGTTAAAGAATTATCCAAACAATTTACTAGATGGAACACTAACTTGATGGAAGGTAAGCAtgttcatgttagatgtatggcTCACATCATCAATCTAGTTGTTCAAGATGGGTTGAGAGAAGGGAGTGTGTCTGTGGAACGAATAAGACAAGCTGTTAGGTACATTAGACAATCTCCAGCAAGATGGAAGAAGTTTAAAGAATGTTGTGATCTAGATAGGATAACTTCTAAAAAATCATTGTGCTTGGATGTTCCTACTAGGTGGAACTCCACATATTTGATGTTGAAGGTTGCTACAGTTTATGAGGAAGCCTTTACAAAATATTGTGATATTGATTATGGTTTGATGTCATGTATTGCTAACTGTATTTGTGAGGATGGACAACCTGCAGGTCCACTTTTAAGTACTGATTGGGATAGTGTAAGACGTATTGTGAAGTTTCTTGAAATATTTTATGAACTCACCTTGAAGGTATCAGGTACACTTTATATTACGTCTAATGTGCACTTTCTTGAGATATGTGTTGTTGGTTCTTCTTTGAAAGAGTTGATGCAAAGTGAAGATGCTACCTTGAAAGAAATGGCAAATAATATGAAAGAGAAGTTTGATAAGTATTGGGGGGATCCACAAAAGATGAACAAAATGATTTTTATTTCATGTGTGTTCGATCCACGCCACAAGTTTCAATCTCTTTTGTTTGCTCTTGCTGCCATGTTTGGAGAAACAATAGGTGTGAAAATACAAATTGAGGTGAAGACATACATGGAATCTTTGTTCAATGTGTATGCAAAGAAGAATGGTGGTTCTGGTTCATTTCCATATTCTCCATCTTCCGGTTCATGTCCATCTTCTCCATCTCCCCCTGGTTCATGTCCATCTTCTCCAACTTCATCTACTTCTTCATCATCGCTTTCAAAATTCATGTTAGATTTAAAGAAGCATAAGAAGGGTGAAGGAATTGATTCTAAAACAGAGTTAGATAAATATTTGGGTGAAGATGTTGAGGAAgactttgaaaattttaaaattctgGGGTGGTGGAAGTTGAATTCACCCAGATTTCCCGCACTTGCTGAGATGGCACGTGATGTGCTAGCCATTCCTATTTCTAGTGTTGCCTCAGAATCAGCCTTTAGTACTGGTGGACGCATACTTGATccatttaggagttcattgacaCCTAGACTGGTTCAAGCTCTTGTGTGTGTCCAAGATTGGCTTCGGAATGAATCAACAACTCCggttaaaattgaagaagatttagataaTCTTGAACAACTTGAAGCGG TATTGCAGAACTTGAAAGTGTACCAGGTTGAGGATTTCAGTTCCAGTGTGCCAGGTGTGCCAGAACTTAAGGCTTCTACTCTTGTGTTTCTTCCATTTTGGTTCGTAAAAGAATCTGGATTGAATGAGAATGATCAGTAG